In Paenibacillus sonchi, a single genomic region encodes these proteins:
- a CDS encoding GNAT family N-acetyltransferase, with protein sequence MISNNVKELNGTFIRMVPMEAAHQGELMALLSNPQIWEYTWRKITSAAQVKELLDTAFANQAKGTELLFVMVEQSTGRIAGTSRIMHLDLVHRNAEIGCTWISPQFWRTAVNTESKSLLLQYCFESLGLIRVNFTVVGDNVRSRKAVERIGAVKEGVLRKHRITAEGRILDNVLYSIIDDEWPAVQANLHYLLNEKYAGKK encoded by the coding sequence GTGATTTCGAACAACGTCAAAGAACTTAACGGCACTTTTATCAGAATGGTTCCTATGGAAGCAGCGCATCAAGGTGAACTGATGGCTTTGCTTAGTAATCCGCAGATTTGGGAGTATACCTGGCGCAAAATTACTTCTGCTGCACAAGTAAAAGAATTATTGGATACGGCGTTTGCCAATCAGGCGAAGGGGACCGAGCTCCTTTTTGTGATGGTAGAGCAATCTACCGGCAGGATCGCCGGCACCTCGCGGATTATGCATCTTGACCTCGTTCACCGCAACGCGGAAATCGGCTGCACCTGGATCTCCCCGCAGTTCTGGAGAACAGCAGTCAATACGGAATCCAAATCACTGCTGCTGCAGTATTGTTTTGAATCCCTGGGTCTGATCCGGGTGAATTTTACCGTTGTGGGGGACAACGTGCGTTCCCGGAAGGCGGTAGAACGGATCGGTGCGGTGAAGGAAGGCGTGCTGCGCAAACACCGGATCACTGCGGAAGGCCGCATTCTGGATAATGTGCTGTACAGCATTATTGACGACGAATGGCCTGCGGTACAAGCGAATCTGCACTACTTGCTTAACGAAAAGTATGCGGGCAAGAAATAA
- a CDS encoding DUF6803 family protein: MNMTHYMSLLADNQPWNLILFMAIPVIFAETITVTEFMILFTKNLKGPLRAFNRICSILAGLYFTGVFLYLFPTAFVPVTANGEWHTWVDVVAVSFYLSGVIFLLPLALLDLGLIARGRSEESKLKLHFLLISGFLVVAHVAMIFGMINPEIMGGMAGMNH; the protein is encoded by the coding sequence ATGAACATGACGCATTACATGTCTTTGCTTGCAGACAACCAGCCTTGGAACCTGATTCTTTTTATGGCAATTCCGGTCATTTTTGCCGAGACGATCACTGTGACCGAATTTATGATTTTGTTCACCAAAAATCTCAAAGGTCCGCTTAGAGCATTTAACCGGATATGCAGCATTCTGGCCGGCCTTTATTTTACAGGAGTATTTCTGTATTTATTCCCTACCGCTTTTGTTCCGGTTACCGCGAACGGGGAATGGCATACCTGGGTTGATGTGGTAGCCGTAAGCTTTTATCTCAGCGGTGTAATCTTCTTGCTGCCCCTGGCCCTGCTGGATCTCGGACTGATTGCCCGCGGCCGCAGTGAGGAAAGCAAGCTTAAGCTGCATTTTCTCCTCATCAGCGGCTTTCTCGTAGTAGCGCATGTCGCGATGATCTTCGGGATGATTAATCCGGAAATCATGGGCGGGATGGCTGGTATGAATCATTAG
- a CDS encoding sensor histidine kinase, with protein MKNNIIGFKLGLVIMSVFLIVLLFLGVAIDRMFSSFYYKEMQTETEELASHFTVMAESQDTTSEQMMRTFAEFSNVSIFNISRDRSVTFHSGVHNSADRSFIHWADLDRILSGARVSLLYKDPAGHRYFVTGQPIKAGSRVNSALYVMSSTQSMEQSLASVRNILLLSGIAAFVLALGITWIIARVLSRPLVQMQKATRGIAAGELETRLTIRSNDEIGYLAAAINDLAVDLQRYRDTRQEFLANISHELRTPITYLQGYTKVVKDGLYETEEEKQLYLDIIGQEAHRIQHLVDDLFELAKMEEGKIPLNLEEVDLKLIVDQATRKLELTAREKGLKLAVAHNGQASLLLGDSKRMEQIVMNLLENAVRYTDEGEINVQLNYLSDAAVFIVEDTGIGIPEAELPYIFDRFYRVEKSRSRQYGGTGLGLSIVHKLVGLLDGSIRITSEAGAGTRCEVKFNKQLHP; from the coding sequence ATGAAAAATAACATCATCGGCTTTAAGCTCGGACTTGTGATCATGTCGGTGTTCCTGATTGTTTTGCTGTTTCTGGGTGTGGCCATCGACCGGATGTTCAGCAGCTTTTATTACAAAGAAATGCAGACGGAGACAGAGGAACTGGCTTCGCATTTTACAGTCATGGCCGAATCCCAGGATACCACCAGCGAACAAATGATGCGGACTTTTGCTGAATTTTCCAATGTGAGTATTTTTAACATATCCCGTGACAGGAGTGTGACCTTTCATTCAGGCGTGCATAATTCAGCGGACCGTTCGTTTATTCACTGGGCTGATCTGGACCGGATACTCTCGGGAGCCCGCGTGAGTTTGTTGTACAAGGACCCCGCAGGACACAGGTATTTCGTAACCGGACAACCTATCAAGGCTGGCAGCAGGGTGAATTCTGCGCTCTATGTCATGTCATCCACACAAAGCATGGAGCAGTCACTGGCTTCGGTGCGGAATATTCTGCTGCTCTCAGGAATAGCGGCTTTTGTGTTGGCCCTGGGCATTACCTGGATTATTGCCAGAGTGCTGTCGCGCCCGCTGGTGCAGATGCAGAAGGCAACCCGCGGCATTGCGGCAGGTGAGCTGGAGACCAGGCTGACGATCCGCAGCAATGATGAAATCGGGTACCTGGCAGCAGCCATTAACGATCTGGCGGTTGATCTGCAGCGCTACAGAGATACCAGGCAGGAGTTCCTGGCGAATATCTCGCATGAGCTGCGGACGCCAATCACCTATTTGCAAGGATACACTAAGGTAGTGAAAGACGGGCTGTACGAGACAGAAGAAGAAAAACAGCTCTATCTGGACATCATCGGCCAGGAAGCGCACCGCATTCAGCACCTGGTGGACGATTTGTTCGAGCTCGCCAAGATGGAGGAGGGTAAAATTCCGCTGAATCTGGAAGAGGTGGACCTGAAGCTAATTGTGGATCAAGCCACCCGCAAGCTTGAATTAACCGCCAGGGAAAAAGGCCTCAAGCTTGCGGTGGCGCATAACGGACAGGCTTCTTTATTACTTGGGGACAGCAAACGCATGGAGCAAATCGTGATGAATCTGCTGGAAAATGCTGTGCGGTATACTGATGAAGGAGAGATTAACGTCCAATTGAATTACTTATCAGATGCCGCAGTTTTTATTGTAGAAGACACCGGGATAGGTATCCCGGAAGCAGAGCTTCCTTATATATTTGACCGTTTTTACCGGGTGGAGAAGTCGCGCTCGCGTCAATATGGAGGCACCGGCCTCGGCCTTTCTATCGTTCACAAGCTGGTCGGGCTTCTGGACGGTTCGATCCGCATCACCAGCGAGGCTGGGGCGGGAACCCGCTGCGAGGTCAAGTTCAACAAGCAACTTCATCCTTGA
- the thrS gene encoding threonine--tRNA ligase, whose product MEINVALPDGSIRRYARGTTIAQVAESISTSLKKNAAAGKIDGRLVDFHQRIVHDCHVEIVMADSRDGLFIQRHSTAHLMAQAIQRIYGSSKVKLGIGPVIEDGFYYDIDMEGPLSTDDFAAIEQEMQKIIGENLPIIRRVVSRAEAIALFAALDEPLKVELIHGLPEDEEITLYEQGEFTDLCRGPHVASTGQIKAFKLLSIAGAYWRGDSNNPMLQRIYGTAFYKKAQLEEYLHMLEEAKKRDHRKLGKELGLFMFSEEAPGMPFYLSKGMVLRTELENFLRGLQRARDYDEVRTPLMMNNRMWEQSGHWDHYKDNMYFTQVDETKYALKPMNCPGHMLIFKNSLRSYRELPIRMAEFGQVHRHEFSGALNGMMRVRTFCQDDAHLFVLPEQIEEEIASVMDLIGHVYKVFGFEYKVELSTRPDDYMGSEALWDQAEASLQSVLDGRGIDYRVNAGDGAFYGPKIDFHIQDALKRSWQCGTIQLDFQMPEKFDLTYVGEDSQKHRPVVIHRAVYGSIDRFMGILTEHFSGAFPLWLSPVQVKLLPVSSHYADYAFQVKKELQDAGIRVELDLRNEKLGYKIREAQLEKVPYMLVLGEQEQSSGAVSVRKRGSGDAGAISIAEFVRQIVTENAARNEEFLH is encoded by the coding sequence ATGGAAATCAATGTAGCACTGCCGGATGGATCAATCAGGAGGTATGCACGCGGCACCACAATTGCCCAAGTAGCAGAATCCATCAGCACAAGCCTGAAGAAAAACGCAGCAGCCGGTAAAATCGACGGCAGACTCGTTGACTTTCATCAACGGATTGTTCACGACTGTCACGTTGAAATCGTAATGGCCGACAGCCGGGATGGATTGTTCATCCAGCGGCATAGTACAGCACATTTAATGGCTCAGGCCATCCAACGCATATACGGTTCATCAAAAGTTAAGCTGGGCATCGGTCCGGTAATCGAAGATGGATTCTACTACGATATCGATATGGAAGGGCCGCTTTCCACAGATGACTTCGCGGCCATTGAGCAGGAAATGCAGAAGATCATCGGGGAGAATCTCCCGATTATCCGGCGGGTAGTCAGCCGCGCCGAAGCCATTGCGCTTTTCGCAGCCTTGGATGAACCGCTCAAAGTGGAACTGATTCACGGTCTGCCGGAGGATGAAGAGATCACCCTGTACGAGCAGGGCGAGTTCACTGATTTATGCCGGGGTCCGCATGTGGCTTCCACGGGCCAGATCAAAGCTTTTAAGCTGCTGAGCATTGCGGGCGCTTATTGGCGCGGGGATTCCAATAATCCCATGCTGCAGCGGATCTACGGAACGGCGTTTTACAAAAAAGCGCAGCTGGAAGAGTATCTGCACATGCTGGAGGAAGCGAAGAAGCGTGATCACCGCAAGCTGGGCAAGGAACTGGGACTGTTCATGTTCTCCGAGGAAGCACCGGGCATGCCTTTTTATCTGTCCAAGGGAATGGTCCTCCGTACAGAGCTGGAGAATTTCCTGCGCGGGTTGCAGCGGGCGCGGGATTATGATGAGGTCCGCACACCGCTGATGATGAATAACCGGATGTGGGAGCAGTCAGGACACTGGGACCACTATAAGGACAACATGTATTTTACACAGGTGGATGAAACGAAATATGCATTGAAACCGATGAATTGTCCGGGACATATGCTGATCTTCAAGAACAGCCTCCGCTCCTACAGGGAGCTGCCGATACGCATGGCGGAGTTTGGCCAGGTTCACCGGCATGAGTTTTCCGGAGCCTTGAACGGAATGATGCGGGTGCGGACTTTCTGTCAGGATGATGCCCATTTGTTCGTGCTTCCTGAGCAGATTGAAGAGGAAATCGCCAGTGTTATGGACCTGATCGGGCACGTTTACAAAGTATTTGGCTTTGAATATAAGGTGGAGCTGTCTACACGGCCGGATGATTACATGGGTTCGGAAGCGTTATGGGATCAGGCGGAAGCATCGCTCCAAAGCGTACTGGATGGACGCGGGATCGACTATCGGGTGAACGCGGGGGACGGGGCTTTTTACGGGCCGAAGATTGACTTCCACATTCAAGATGCGCTGAAGCGGAGCTGGCAGTGCGGAACGATTCAGCTGGATTTCCAGATGCCTGAGAAATTCGATCTGACTTATGTCGGTGAAGACAGCCAGAAACACCGTCCTGTCGTCATCCACCGTGCGGTATACGGCTCAATCGACCGCTTTATGGGGATTCTGACGGAGCATTTCAGCGGTGCTTTCCCGCTGTGGCTGTCTCCGGTGCAAGTCAAGCTGCTGCCGGTTTCCAGCCACTATGCAGATTACGCCTTCCAGGTGAAAAAGGAGCTGCAGGATGCCGGAATCCGTGTCGAGCTTGATCTAAGGAATGAGAAATTAGGCTATAAAATCCGGGAAGCCCAGCTGGAGAAAGTGCCTTATATGCTTGTACTCGGTGAGCAGGAGCAAAGCTCAGGCGCTGTATCTGTCAGAAAACGCGGGTCCGGCGATGCCGGAGCTATAAGCATAGCTGAGTTTGTCCGGCAGATTGTCACTGAGAACGCGGCAAGAAATGAAGAGTTTCTTCATTAA